The DNA region TTAGTTTACTTAGTTATGTACCAGTATCTAAGCCAATACCGCGACCAGCTTTTTRccattgtttttgttgttccTGATGTCATCRAGCAACTGCGGRATGTCATACAACCCCTTCTTGTAGACCTTGACTGGGATATGGTGGATTTCCCCYTCTTTGATCTTTGGATTGAGGAATTTGACTAATCTAATGGCGGCCTTTTTACACTCAGGYTCCGCGGGAAAAGTGAATTCTCCAAATGGAACTTCGTGTCCACCTATCGCGTATAGGCTTGTTTTGGCAATGGTGACATTTTGTCTCCTGTATTCCTCTTTGACGTTTTCGACGGTCAAGCTACTCAACTCAATGATGGTGGCATCCAGTTCATCCGCTGCACATCTGTACACTTGCTGAAGGGTGYCTACATTAGCGACACAGTCAACCAAATATGAAATGCTGTTGTGTCTCTTCTTGATTTGTTCGACAACATCAGTATCATGATAATCAAACAGTTCATCGGCACCGTACTCTTTCAATTGCTTTTCGTGTTTCCGAGAAGCGACGACAATGATTTTGGTAAACCCGTTCAATTTTTTAGCCAGCTGGATCAGCAATTGGCCTACGGCAGTAGCACCGCCCCATATTAAGACGGGATGACTCCTTTGTGGCACAGAAGGCTTCCATTCCATGTCCAAGCCCAAGTTATAGGTCAGGATCATACCGGCGGTGGTCAATGACACTGGAAAGGTGACAGCGCCTTCTAAAGACCTAACAGGACCTTCAATTAGRTTGTCCTTACCACAAAGTCCAATATCGTTGGGCAATCTGTAGGMAGTCTCCGCTGAAACAGCGGAGTATTCAGCAAAGGCRCCATTGGAGGGGAATCTTACAGAGGAACCGTGAATAAACCCGGAAATGTARTCGCCAATGGCAAAGCGTTTGGAATCAACGCCAGGACCYAGTTTGACAATGTGGCCTGCAGCATCRCAACCCGGGATGGAMCCTTGAGGGCCKATCTTGTAATCAATGTGCCCACARTCAGTGGGRTTACCGGCAACAGCAAYGGTCTTGATCAGAACGAAGCCATCTTCCAATTCAGGAATGGGCACKCCCTCCTTAACGACGGCTTTATCGTCTTCAGTAACGATGGCTTTCATAGTTTTTGGAATTGAGGCTGGCATGTTTGTAGGTAGTATGCAATAGAGTATTGTACGTAGTATACCGCTGTATCCAAGGCGAGATACCAATTGAGAAAGATATTAAGAAGGgtacaaaagagaaaaagcgCCAGCTTTTATATGCAAAGATCACCAAAGCTTGTCGCGACCACGATTACTAATATTGTCCTTATGAGTGCAATGGCAACTCGAGGAAAAGAGGTCCTGTGAGCTATGTACTAAGGACAGGTTAGGCGGGGTGACAGATACATCCGCGGAGCCGCGGCTATCTCTAAGAATCCGAGAAATCTTAGTCAGCTATGACTGCGACTGCTGTTAAGCCCGGCAGCGCACCCTGGTGAAAAATACCTGCTCAAAGGATTACAGACGAGTGTCAGCCATATTTACTAAAAAGCGCGCGCGCGGGAAAGCCGCTCTTTAAAGGCACTCCAATGGGGGCCTCAAATAGGGTCTTCTGCGTGCGTCTCCTGAATATGGTCACATGACTGTCACATGATCTTGTCGGAACCCGCTGCCCGAAAAAAAGTGTTCAGCCGCACATGCAAGGCACGTCAGGTGGGCGGCTAAGCAAGCGGTAATAAGAGAGAGGAGGATATAAGATGAGTGAAGCGAACGATGGGTGTATACGGTGGCCCAATGTCTTGTGGGTCTGTATTCATGTCATCGGAAAATAAAAGGATGGCAGATTATGATTTAGGTGCAGTTATGTATATGTAAGTATATAGATGCTTGATGAAAAGTGAATAAGTAGAGTAAAATgtaaaatatgaaatgtGATTTTTTAGTGTCCGTAGGAGCGCGCGTATCGATTTTAAAAGTAGTCAAGATAATagtataaaaatattatggatagagtgatggtatatggtattagAATATCAAGATGTAAAGGAAGTAAATGGTATGGTATGTCATAAAATATATTAGCGTCCGTATGAGTATGCGGTGGTATAGAGAGAGTGATGGAATTATGATATATagtataataatattatggatagagatggtattatcatatataatattagaatatatatatatagagagaTAGTATGGTATATATGGAGAGAGACGATAGGTGGGTGGGTAATATATGATGTATGAGGTATGATGTTGAGAATTGTGAGGGTATACGGTGGTAGTAGAATATAGAGAGAGATGATATGTGAGATTGGCTATGTGGTGGTAATATGAATCAGGATATATAGTATGTGTGATATTATcgtatatggtattatatTGGGATGAGCGATGTTGATATTCTATAGAGAGAGATTAGGgtgataatattatatGCTAGCGTCCGTAGGAGTGCGCTTATCGATTATGATAATAGTAATCAGATATTAGTATGGAGATATTATGGATAGAGTGATGGCATATGGTATCAGAATATCAAGATATAGGNNNNNNNNNNNNNNNNNNNNNNNNNNNNNNNNNNNNNNNNNNNNNNNNNNNNNNNNNNNNNNNNNNNNNNNNNNNNNNNNNNNNNNNNNNNNNNNNNNNNNNNNNNNNNNNNNNNNNNNNNNNNNNNNNNNNNNNNNNNNNNNNNNNNNNNNNNNNNNNNNNNNNNNNNNNNNNNNNNNNNNNNNNNNNNNNNNNNNNNNNNNNNNNNNNNNNNNNNNNNNNNNNNNNNNNNNNNNNNNNNNNNNNNNNNNNNNNNNNNNNNNNNNNNNNNNNNNNNNNNNNNNNNNNNNNNNNNNNNNNNNNNNNNNNNNNNNNNNNNNNNNNNNNNNNNNNNNNNNNNNNNNNNNNNNNNNNNNNNNNNNNNNNNNNNNNNNNNNNNNNNNNNNNNNNNNNNNNNNNNNNNNNNNNNNNNNNNNNNNNNNNNNNNNNNNNNNNNNNNNNNNNNNNNNNNNNNNNNNNNNNNNNNNNNNNNNNNNNNNNNNNNNNNNNNNNNNNNNNNNNNNNNNNNNNNNNNNNNNNNNNNNNNNNNNNNNNNNNNNNNNNNNNNNNNNNNNNNNNNNNNNNNNNNNNNNNNNNNNNNNNNNNNNNNNNNNNNNNNNNNNNNNNNNNNNNNNNNNNNNNNNNNNNNNNNNNNNNNNNNNNNNNNNNNNNNNNNNNNNNNNNNNNNNNNNNNNNNNNNNNNNNNNNNNNNNNNNNNNNNNNNNNNNNNNNNNNNNNNNNNNNNNNNNNNNNNNNNNNNNNNNNNNNNNNNNNNNNNNNNNNNNNNNNNNNNNNNNNNNNNNNNNNNNNNNNNNNNNNNNNNNNNNNNNNNNNNNNNNNNNNNNNNNNNNNNNNNNNNNNNNNNNNNNNNNNNNNNNNNNNNNNNNNNNNNNNNNNNNNNNNNNNNNNNNNNNNNNNNNNNNNNNNNNNNNNNNNNNNNNNNNNNNNNNNNNNNNNNNNNNNNNNNNNNNNNNNNNNNNNNNNNNNNNNNNNNNNNNNNNNNNNNNNNNNNNNNNNNNNNNNNNNNNNNNNNNNNNNNNNNNNNNNNNNNNNNNNNNNNNNNNNNNNNNNNNNNNNNNNNNNNNNNNNNNNNNNNNNNNNNNNNNNNNNNNNNNNNNNNNNNNNNNNNNNNNNNNNNNNNNNNNNNNNNNNNNNNNNNNNNNNNNNNNNNNNNNNNNNNNNNNNNNNNNNNNNNNNNNNNNNNNNNNNNNNNNNNNNNNNNNNNNNNNNNNNNNNNNNNNNNNNNNNNNNNNNNNNNNNNNNNNNNNNNNNNNNNNNNNNNNNNNNNNNNNNNNNNNNNNNNNNNNNNNNNNNNNNNNNNNNNNNNNNNNNNNNNNNNNNNNNNNNNNNNNNNNNNNNNNNNNNNNNNNNNNNNNNNNNNNNNNNNNNNNNNNNNNNNNNNNNNNNNNNNNNNNNNNNNNNNNNNNNNNNNNNNNNNNNNNNNNNNNNNNNNNNNNNNNNNNNNNNNNNNNNNNNNNNNNNNNNNNNNNNNNNNNNNNNNNNNNNNNNNNNNCGATTCGATATGTGTGTTTCCATGTGAATGTTTGTTTACGTTTGGATGGCTGGTGATATGATAGAGTGGTGGTTGTGGTATATATGATTATATGTAGCATCCGTATGAGTATGTGATGGTATGTGATATATGGTATcataatatatatagaggGATGATATTTAGCATCTGTATGAGTAtgtgatggtattatgatatatggtatatagtatatggtatatggaATGTGCTATTGAGGTAGAGCGATGGAATATGGcatatggtattatgacattatgatatatatagagatatggtattatgatattgatatagagtaatggtattatgatattgatatagAGTAATGGTATTAggatatatggtatatggaATTATATTTATCGTCCGTATGAGTATGTGATGGTGTTATaatatatgatattatgatatatagtatatggtatatatagagTATATGGTATGATTTTATATTGAGGGTGGTTGAGGTGAattatggtatatatagagtgatggtatgGGATATTATGGAGGGGTGTGGTGTTTACGTATATTTGTTTACGATTAAATATGTATGTTtcgatatttttgtttgtttacgtTTCGATGGTTGGAGATTATGTATAGCGTCCGTCTGAGTATGTGATGgtatttataatattatggtatatggtatgtgatatatatagagtaATGGATGATGATATATGGTGTATGTAATTATATTTAGCATCCGTATGAGTAtgtgatggtattatggtatatggtatatagtatcatattatatatagagggatgatattatgatatatggtatggtatatatagagagaTGGTGTTATGGTATGAAATGTGATATTGAGGTAGAGTGATAgtttgatcttttgtttatgatTCAGTATGtatgtttatttgtttacgTTTCGATGAATAtgtatttgtttatgtttggatgaatatgtatatttgtttttgtttggatgaatatgtatatttgtttttgtttcaatGGTCATGTTCAATTGTTTATGTTTGGATAGTTGGAGAGTAGAGATATGATGGGGGAGAGTGGTGGTTAGGGTATATGGATATTGAGGTAGGGTAATGGTATATTGTATGGGGTAGagagagtgatggtatatggtattgAGGTAGGGTAATGGTATGTGATATATGATATGGAATATGGAGTaatgatattatgatatatggtattatgatatatatagagaaaTCATATTGtgatatatgatatatgatattgataGCGGATCAG from Saccharomyces eubayanus strain FM1318 chromosome VII, whole genome shotgun sequence includes:
- a CDS encoding zinc-binding alcohol dehydrogenase family protein produces the protein MPASIPKTMKAIVTEDDKAVVKEGVPIPELEDGFVLIKTXAVAGNPTDCGHIDYKIGPQGSIPGCDAAGHIVKLGPGVDSKRFAIGDYISGFIHGSSVRFPSNGAFAEYSAVSAETXYRLPNDIGLCGKDNLIEGPVRSLEGAVTFPVSLTTAGMILTYNLGLDMEWKPSVPQRSHPVLIWGGATAVGQLLIQLAKKLNGFTKIIVVASRKHEKQLKEYGADELFDYHDTDVVEQIKKRHNSISYLVDCVANVXTLQQVYRCAADELDATIIELSSLTVENVKEEYRRQNVTIAKTSLYAIGGHEVPFGEFTFPAEPECKKAAIRLVKFLNPKIKEGEIHHIPVKVYKKGLYDIPQLLDDIRNNKNNGKKLVAVLA